GGTCGCCTGGGCGCCCACCGTGCAGGCCGAACTGCAGAAGCTCGAGGCGCAGATCCCGCCCGGCACCCCCACCACCAAGGCCGAGGTGCTGGCGCTGCTCGACCAGTTCCTCGACGCGAGCAAGCAGCTCGACCAGGGCGGCCAGGCGCTCGCCACGGGCGGGCAGCAGCTCGCCGGCGGCGCGGACCAGCTGGCCGGCGGCGCCCGGGAGCTGTCGTCCGGGGCGCGCGGGCTGGCGTCCGGCACCGACCAGATCGCCGGCGGGGTCGACGGGCTGGCCGGCGGGCTCGACCAGCTCGGCGCGGGCGTGGCGGCCTACACCGGCGGCGTGGACACCGCGGCGTCCGGGGCCGCGCAGCTCGCGGGCGGGCTGGGGCAGCTCAGCTCCGGCATCGACGCCTACACCGGCGGCGTGGACCAGGCGGCCGCGGGCGCGACCCAACTGGCCGACGGCCTGGGGCAGCTCTCCGACGGTGCGCGCGGCCTCGCCGACGGCACCGACGAACTCGCCGACGGCGTCGCCGAGGGCGCGGGGGAGATCCCGACCTACAGCGAGGCCGACCGCGACCGGCTGTCGTCGGTCGTCGCGGCCCCCGTGGACACCAGCGGGATCGAGATGCTGGTGCGTCCGAACCTGGCGTGGGTGAGCCTGCTGCTGGTCAGCGCCCTGTGGGTCGGCGCGCTCGCCACCTTCGCCGCGACCGGCCGCACCGACCGGCGCGCCGCGCTCTCGACCGCCGGGACGGGCCAGCTGCTGGGGCGGGCCTTCCTCCCGGGCCTGGGCATCATCGCCGGGCAGGGGGTCCTGCTCGCGATCCTCGGGGCGGTCGCCCTGCGGCTCACCGCCGGCGAGGGGGCGCTGCTCACGATGGTGCTCCTCGTGGCGGCCGGGGCGTTCGCGCTGCTGAACTTCGCGCTCGCCCGCCTGCTGGGCAACCCCGGCAGGCTGGTGTCGCTCGGGCTGCTGGTCGTGACGATGGTGACGGCCGCGACCGCCACGGCGCCGTCGCTCTTCGGCGCCCTGCGGGGGCTCTCGCCGGTGTCCCCGGCCCTGGACGCCGTCCGGGAGGTCTCCACGACCGGGAACGTGACCATCCCCGTGTTCATCCTGGCCGGCTGGGCGATCATCGGGGCCGTGGGTGCCGTCGCCGCCGTCGCCCGGACGCGGATGGTCCCGCTCGCCGCCCTCGCTGCCCGCCGCTGAGGCGCCGCCGGCGGCCCGCGGCCGGCGGCTTGGGCGTCCTGAAGGGGAAACATCGCCCTGGACGGCGCCATCGTCCGCGGGGCGCCGCGGTTACCGCAGTGGCCCCGGGGCGCCGCGGGTTGCCGCCGGACCGGCGCGGCGCTAGGCAGGGGGCATGCAGATCACCGTTCTGGGTGCCGGCACCATCGGGCTCTCGTGGGTGCGGCGCTTCGTGGCCGGCGGCCACGACGTCGTCGTGTGCGACCCGCGTCCCGACCTGGCCGACGCCCTGGCCACCCTCCCCTGACCGACGACGAGCGCGGCCGCGTCCGCGTCGAGGCGGACCGCGCCGCCGCGCTCGCCTCCGCCGACCTCGTCCAGGAGTCCGGTCCCGAGCACCTGCCCTTCAAGCGGGAACTGCTCGCCGACTTCGCCGCGCACGGCCGACCCGCGGCGCTGTGGTTCTCCTCGTCCTCGGCGCTGCTGCCGACCGACATGGCCGCCGACGCGCCCGACGAGGTGGCCGCCCGGGTCGCGATCGGGCACCCCTTCAACCCGCCGCACCTGATGCCGCTGGTGGAGGTGGTCCCCGGCGAGCGCACCTCGCCCGCCACCCTGGACGCCGCGCGCGCGTTCTACGCCGAGCTGGGCATGGAGCCCGCCGTCCTGACGCGTGAGGTGCCGGGGTTCGTCGGCAACCGGCTCCAGAAGGCGTTGTGGGCGGAGGCGTTCGGGCTCGTGCTCGACGGCGTCGTCTCGGTGGAGGACCTGGACACGGTCATGCGGAACAGCCTGGGGCTGCGCTTCGCCTGCGTCGGCATCGTCGAGGCTGCGGCGATGGGCGGCGGCGCCGCAGGCGTCCAGGGGCTGATGGACCTGCTGCGCGAGTCCTTCGCGAAGATCGAACTGGGCGACCTCGACTGGTCCAACGAGGCGCTCGCGCCGCTGTACGCGGCCGCCGAGCGGGCCTACGGGGCGCCGGTGCGTCCGGAGCTGATCGCGCGGCGCGACGCGCTGCTCACCGACGTCCTGCGGGCGCGGGGGCAGCTGGACTGATCAGGACGCGGGCGCAGCTGGACTGATCGGGCCCCTGGAGAAGCCACGGGCCTCAGGACGCGGACGCAGCTGGACTGATCAGGACGCGGGCGCGTCCTCCTGGCCCGCGTCCGGGGTCGCGGGGCGCTCCAGCGCTGCCTGGGCGTCCTTGGACTGCGCGGCCTCCAGGGCGGCCTGCTTCTTCGCGGCGGCCTTGATCGCGACCGAGCGGTGGAAGTCCTCCTGGGTCGGCATGCCGTAGGCGCGCGCGGTCGAGTCGTGCAGTTCGACGACGTAGTTGTAGAGCCGATCCTTGAAGTGGGGGACCGTCTCGCCGGGCAGGGCGCGCTGCGGCGTCCCGAACACGATGTGGACCGGCGGACGCCCCGGGACCGGCAGGGTCTGGCCGTACGGCATCGCCGCGTAGGCGCCGACCAGCGCCATCGGGAGCACCGGCACGTCGTGCTGGATGCTCAGTGCCGACACGCCCGACTTGAACGGCGCCATCGCGCCGGTGCGTGACCGGGTGCCCTCGGGGAAGATCAGCAGCGGGACGCCCTCGTCCAGCAGGCGGCCCGAGAGGCCGGCGTGGCCCTTCATGCCGCCGCGGTCGACGGGGTAGGCGTTGAAGAACAGCCGCGTGCCCATCGACTTGGTCTTCTGCTTGAAGAAGTAGTCGGCGGCGGCGCCCGCGGCGAGGTTCTTGCTCAGCCGGCGCGGCAGCGCCCCGAAGATCACCGTGGTGTCGACGTGGCTGGAGTGGTTCGCGATCGCGATAAAGGGGGCGTTGAGGCCGTCGAGGCGGCGCATGCCGTGGACGTGGACCGACAGCGCGGACCAGATGTAGGGCTTCATGACCAGTTGCTGGGCGATGAAGCGCCCGATGGCGCCGGGGCCGTCGGAGTACTTGCCCAGGTCCTCCTTGCTCACAGGCCGCCCCTCGCGTTGATCACCGCCCCATTGTGCCCTACCGCCGCAGGGCGCCCCAGTGGTCCGTTCACCGTGATGTCACCCTTCCCTTGTCGGTAGCCCGCGGGAAGCGCTCGTGTCGTCGCTGCCCGACGGTCAGCCCTGCTTGGCCTTTGAGAGCCGGCGGCTGATCGCGTGGACGACGCCGCGCGGGAGGTGCTGCAGCGCGAACGCCGCCAGCTTCCAGCGCGTGGTGGGGATCGAGACGACCTTGCCGCGGTCGGCGTCCGCCAGCGCCTCGCGGACGCAGCGCTCGGCGCTGACCCAGACGGGGCCGGGGATGGAGCGCGCCTGGCCGTCCAGGCCGGCCCGCTCGTGGAACTCGGTGGTGACCCAGCCGGGGCAGAGCACGGTGACCGTGACGCCGGTGCCGGCGAGCTCGCCCGCGAGGCCCTCGGACCACACCCGCGCGAACGACTTCACCGCCGAGTAGCCGCCCTGGGCGATCCACGCCGCCAGGGAAGCCACGGTGATGATCGTGCCGCGCCCGCGCGACGCCATTGCCCGGCCGGCGGCTCCGCCCAGCAGCATCGGGGCGAGCGCCATCACATCGAGGGCGCGCTCGAGCTCAGCGGTGTCGGCGTCCAGCAGGGTGGTGGTGAAGCCGAAGCCGGCGTTGTTGACCAGCACGTCGACGGGGGCGTCGGCCGAGGCCAGCCGGGCGGCGACGGCGTCGATGTCGGCGCGGACGGCCAGGTCGGCGGGCAGCACCTCGCAGCGCACCCCGTAGCGGGCGGCGAGTTCCTGGGCCTGGGCGGCCAGCCGCCTCTGGTCGCGGGCCACCAGCACCAGGTCGTCACCCCGGGCGGCGAGCTGGCGGGCGAACTCGGCCCCGATCCCTGCGGTGGAGCCCGTCACGAGCGCTGTGGTCATGCGCCCACGGTAGCGGCCGCAGGGCGCGCGGCAGCCGCCCGGGAAATCAACGATCGCGCACTCACCGCTGCCGCCCGGGGCGTTCGGCCTTGTCGCGCCTCGGGGTAGGGGTCGCGAGTGCGCAGTTCTTGATTTCTGGCTGGGGACACCAGGGCAGCACCCCGGGGCGCCGAGTCCACGAAGTGCCTGGGGGCGGCGATCCAGGGGTGCCGAGCCCACGAAGGCCCCAGGCGCTGAGCCGCGAACGGCCAGGGCGACACCCCCGGGTGCCGAGCCCGCGACAGCACGAGCGCGGCACCCCGAGGGGCGCCGCGCTCGCGTCGCAGAAGGCGAGGGGGCTCAGGCGATGACGGCCTTGACCTCGCGGGCCATCTGGAGTTCCTCGTTGGTGGGGACCACCAGGACCGCGAACGCGGAGTCCTTGGTGGAGATGGCGCGCGCCTCCTTGGAGCGCAGCGTGTTGGCGACGGGGTCGAGCGTCACGCCGAGCGCGGCGAGGCCCTTGACGACGTCGCGGCGCACCGAGGAGGAGTTCTCCCCGACCCCGGCGGTGAACGACAAGGCGTCGATGCCGCCCAGCAGCACGAAGTAGCGGCCGATGTAGCCGACGATCCGGCGGATGTAGACATCCCAGGCGAGTTGGGCGCGCTCGTCGCCGTCGTCCTTGGCCGCCTCGACGTCGCGCATGTCGGACGCGCCGACCAGCCCGAGCATGCCGGAGGCCTTGTTCAGCAGCGTGTCGATCGCGTCGGTGCTCATGCCCGCCTCGCGGTGCAGGTAGGCGATCATGCCCGGGTCGACGTCGCCGGAGCGCGTGCCCATCACGAGGCCCTCGAGCGGCGTGAGCCCCATCGAGGTGTCGATCGCGACGCCGTCCTTGATCGCGGAGATGGACGCGCCGTTGCCGAGGTGGCACACGATCTGGCTCGTCTGCTCGTACGGCTTGCCCAGCAGTTCGGCGGCCCGGTGCGACACGTAGCTGTGGCTGGTGCCGTGGAAGCCGTAGCGGCGGATGTGGTAGCGCTCCGCGACGTCGGTCGGGATGGCGTAGGTGTAGGACGCCGGCGGCAGCGTCGAGAAGAACGCCGTGTCGAACACCGCGACGTGCGGCACGTTCGGCAGCGCCTTCTGCGCGCCGCGGATGCCGGCGATGCCGGGCGGGTTGTGCAGTGGCGCGAGCGGGGAGAGCGCCTCCAGCGTGGCGACGACCGACTCGTCGATCAGCATGGTGCGGGTGAGCTTGTCGCCGCCGTGCACGGTGCGGTGGCCGACCGCCCGGACGTCGTCCAGGCTCGGGCCGTGGTCGGCGAACATCTGCACCATGGCCGCGAGCGCGAGGCTGTGGTTGCTGTACTCCTCGTTGGCGACGAACTCCTCGCCGTTCACCTTGTGCGTGAGGACGCCGACGTCCTGGCCGATCCGCTCGATGAGGCCGGACGCCAGCACCTCCTCGGTGTCGGCGTCGATCATCTGGTACTTGATGGAGCTCGAACCGGCATTGAGCAGCAGGATCGGCGTGGCCATGGTTCTCCTTCGTTCCGGACGCGCTCGCGCCCGACTTTCCTCCGGGCGGGGTCGCCCGGTTGCGTGAGGTTCTCCGCTCCGGGGTCGCCGGGGCGAAAGGGCCGGACGCCGCGGCGTCCGACCCCGGGGTGGCTCAGCTGTGCTGGGCCTGGATCGCGGTGATGGCGATGGTGTTGACGATGTCGTCCACCAGGGCGCCGCGCGACAGGTCGTTGACGGGCTTGTTCAGGCCCTGGAGGACGGGGCCGACCGCCAGCGCGCCGGCTGAACGCTGCACCGCCTTGTAGGTGTTGTTGCCCGTGTTCAGGTCGGGGAAGATGAACACCGTCGCCTGGCCGGCGACCTCCGAACCCGGCATCTTCTTCGACCCCACCGTCGGGTCGACGGCCGCGTCGAACTGGATCGGCCCCTCGACCTTCAGCTCCGGCGCCCGCTGCTTGACGATCTCGGTGGCCTCGCGGACCTTGTCGACGTCCGCGCCCTGGCCCGAGGTGCCCGTGGAGTAGGAGAGCATCGCCACGCGGGGCTCGATGCCGAACGCCCGCGCGGTGGCCGCGGAGCTGATCGCGATGTCGGCGAGCTGCTCGGCGGTCGGGTCGGGGTTGACGGCGCAGTCCGCGTACACGTCGACGCGGTCGGCCATGCACATCAGGAACGAGCCGCTGACGACGGAGACGCCCGGCTTGGTCTTGATGAACTCCAGGCTGGGCCGGATGGTGTTCGCGGTGGTGTTGACCGCGCCCGACACCATGCCGTCGGCCAGGCCGAGGTGCACCATCATGGTCCCGAAGTAGCTCGGGTCGGTCATCTTGTCGCGGGCCTGCTCGAGCGTGATGCCCTTCTTGGCGCGCAGCCGGGCGTACTCGGCGGAGAACCGGTCCACCAGGTCGGGGTCCGACATCGAGACGATCTCGGCGCCCTCGAGGGACAGCCCCAGGTTGAGCGCGCGGTTCTTCACCTCGGTGGCGTCGCCGAGCAGGATGATCTCGGCGGTGCCGCGCCGCAGCACGGTCGCGGCGGCCTCGAGGATGCGGTCGTCCGCCGACTCGGGCAGGACGATCCGGCGCTTGTCGTGCCGGGCCATCTCGGAGAGCTGGTACTCGAACATGAGCGGCGTCCGGATGCCGGCGCGGTCGACCCGCATCGCGGCGAGCAGCGCGTCGGCGTCCACGTTCTCGGAGAACAGCCGACGGCCGAGCTCGGTCTTGCGCTCGGAGCTCGTCATGGTGCCCTCGAGGCCGAACAGCTTCTCGGCGGTGGTGTAGGTGCCCAGGTCGGTGACGAAGATCGGGAGGTCCTGGCGGATGTTGGCGATGAGCTGCGCCATGGTCTCGGGGATCTCGTAGCCGCCGGTCAGCACGAGCGCGGTGAGCGGGGGGAACGCGCCGGAGCGCTGGGCGAGGATGATGCCCGGGATGATCTCGGTGCGGTCGCCGGGGGAGATGACGGTCGACTCGGGCTCGAGGCGCGCCAGCACGTTCGGCAGCGTCATCGCCGCGACGAGGACGCTCTGGCTCTCGTGGGTCATGACGTCGGTGCGGCCGGCGACCTGACGACCGTTGATGGCCTTCACCTGAGCGCCCAGCGTGGGCGCCGCCAGGACGGGGTGCGCCGGCAGCGTGCCGACCACGACGTCGGGCAGGGCCGCGCGCACGGCGTCCGCGTACGGGGTCTGGTCGCCCTCGGGGGTGCGGGTCGGGATGACCGCGATCACCTGGGCATGGTGCTTGTCGAGCAGGTCGACGGTGCTGCGCGCCAGCTGGGTGACCTCGTCGGGAGTCCGGTTCTTGGCCGACACCGCCAGGGCGATGGGAG
Above is a window of Propioniciclava coleopterorum DNA encoding:
- a CDS encoding 3-hydroxyacyl-CoA dehydrogenase NAD-binding domain-containing protein, producing the protein MQITVLGAGTIGLSWVRRFVAGGHDVVVCDPRPDLADALATLP
- a CDS encoding 3-hydroxyacyl-CoA dehydrogenase family protein — its product is MRPASRPGRRPGHPPLTDDERGRVRVEADRAAALASADLVQESGPEHLPFKRELLADFAAHGRPAALWFSSSSALLPTDMAADAPDEVAARVAIGHPFNPPHLMPLVEVVPGERTSPATLDAARAFYAELGMEPAVLTREVPGFVGNRLQKALWAEAFGLVLDGVVSVEDLDTVMRNSLGLRFACVGIVEAAAMGGGAAGVQGLMDLLRESFAKIELGDLDWSNEALAPLYAAAERAYGAPVRPELIARRDALLTDVLRARGQLD
- a CDS encoding lysophospholipid acyltransferase family protein — translated: MSKEDLGKYSDGPGAIGRFIAQQLVMKPYIWSALSVHVHGMRRLDGLNAPFIAIANHSSHVDTTVIFGALPRRLSKNLAAGAAADYFFKQKTKSMGTRLFFNAYPVDRGGMKGHAGLSGRLLDEGVPLLIFPEGTRSRTGAMAPFKSGVSALSIQHDVPVLPMALVGAYAAMPYGQTLPVPGRPPVHIVFGTPQRALPGETVPHFKDRLYNYVVELHDSTARAYGMPTQEDFHRSVAIKAAAKKQAALEAAQSKDAQAALERPATPDAGQEDAPAS
- a CDS encoding SDR family NAD(P)-dependent oxidoreductase; the protein is MTTALVTGSTAGIGAEFARQLAARGDDLVLVARDQRRLAAQAQELAARYGVRCEVLPADLAVRADIDAVAARLASADAPVDVLVNNAGFGFTTTLLDADTAELERALDVMALAPMLLGGAAGRAMASRGRGTIITVASLAAWIAQGGYSAVKSFARVWSEGLAGELAGTGVTVTVLCPGWVTTEFHERAGLDGQARSIPGPVWVSAERCVREALADADRGKVVSIPTTRWKLAAFALQHLPRGVVHAISRRLSKAKQG
- a CDS encoding acetate/propionate family kinase, translated to MATPILLLNAGSSSIKYQMIDADTEEVLASGLIERIGQDVGVLTHKVNGEEFVANEEYSNHSLALAAMVQMFADHGPSLDDVRAVGHRTVHGGDKLTRTMLIDESVVATLEALSPLAPLHNPPGIAGIRGAQKALPNVPHVAVFDTAFFSTLPPASYTYAIPTDVAERYHIRRYGFHGTSHSYVSHRAAELLGKPYEQTSQIVCHLGNGASISAIKDGVAIDTSMGLTPLEGLVMGTRSGDVDPGMIAYLHREAGMSTDAIDTLLNKASGMLGLVGASDMRDVEAAKDDGDERAQLAWDVYIRRIVGYIGRYFVLLGGIDALSFTAGVGENSSSVRRDVVKGLAALGVTLDPVANTLRSKEARAISTKDSAFAVLVVPTNEELQMAREVKAVIA
- the pta gene encoding phosphate acetyltransferase, with the translated sequence MTRSIYVLAPEGLTGKSVVALGILDALTREVESVGVFRPLITGGDQPDQILSTLVHQPVVHEDYDEAFGVTYEDVRADADAALATILQRYNEVAAHYDTMVILGSDYTDNLGAQELQFNARVAANLNAPIALAVSAKNRTPDEVTQLARSTVDLLDKHHAQVIAVIPTRTPEGDQTPYADAVRAALPDVVVGTLPAHPVLAAPTLGAQVKAINGRQVAGRTDVMTHESQSVLVAAMTLPNVLARLEPESTVISPGDRTEIIPGIILAQRSGAFPPLTALVLTGGYEIPETMAQLIANIRQDLPIFVTDLGTYTTAEKLFGLEGTMTSSERKTELGRRLFSENVDADALLAAMRVDRAGIRTPLMFEYQLSEMARHDKRRIVLPESADDRILEAAATVLRRGTAEIILLGDATEVKNRALNLGLSLEGAEIVSMSDPDLVDRFSAEYARLRAKKGITLEQARDKMTDPSYFGTMMVHLGLADGMVSGAVNTTANTIRPSLEFIKTKPGVSVVSGSFLMCMADRVDVYADCAVNPDPTAEQLADIAISSAATARAFGIEPRVAMLSYSTGTSGQGADVDKVREATEIVKQRAPELKVEGPIQFDAAVDPTVGSKKMPGSEVAGQATVFIFPDLNTGNNTYKAVQRSAGALAVGPVLQGLNKPVNDLSRGALVDDIVNTIAITAIQAQHS